The genomic window TCTCCATCCACCTTTCGATTGGACGCTTCTCGGTATCCTTGATAATGAGCAGATCAACATCGCTCTCCTCATCGGGGTACCCATAAGCATAGGAACCGAAGAGAATAATCTTCTGAGGAGCATATTCGGTGATAATCTTCTCCAGAATCTCTTCTATCATATGGCGAGTCTTGTTCATATCCATCGCCTTATCTTTCCTCTCTCCAGTAATTTCTATCTCAATTTTAAGCCGCCGTTTCGGTCGAGTAGAGCACAGGCGCACGCAACCTTAGGTAGAGAGTTTCCGACAT from Syntrophales bacterium includes these protein-coding regions:
- a CDS encoding nucleotidyltransferase domain-containing protein; protein product: MDMNKTRHMIEEILEKIITEYAPQKIILFGSYAYGYPDEESDVDLLIIKDTEKRPIERWMEIKRLLRDRNRITSVSPLVYTPKELEERLAIGDFFIQEVLGRGEVLYG